The Xiphophorus couchianus chromosome 5, X_couchianus-1.0, whole genome shotgun sequence genome includes a region encoding these proteins:
- the LOC114143997 gene encoding integrin alpha-L, whose translation MYAPRRFHLLIYMILTAAAIPITSAFNIDTTNSTVLPGKKEDFFGYKVLQYESPKNKGVIVTAPLRLNGSGGISKIDQNGAKLWFNGSSHPYSAKHLGLSIATDTKSRFIACSPSLAHPCDENVYLNSLCYNFTDDFELTSSFKPLFQKCIEKVVNLVFLFDGSESMTTTEFNKNKKFIIDIMNQLKNTSFKFAAVQFSTLCRTVFNFKDYADGTAQDKLTNEVHMKGLTNTHKALNFTLHNLLENESAGASKNANKAVVIITDGDPSDLDKSFQSVATYNRKEITRVVIGVKIQEDKFDKLKTIASEPKNNNVFKIENYDGLTGILGSLQKQIFAIEGSNRTRSDKLNTEMAQSGFSVVSHKDTLILGSVGSNTWRGTLNEYQTQNKVILDPDMQEASYMGYTLSVGERNGISLYFTGAPRFNHMGQVVVFRRDEDKFPVVQRITVDQIGSYFGAELCSVDIDTDGNTDFLLVGAPMFFLPEERKEGSIYIYAISDKIDLMMVLQVKAPSMGRFGTTISSLADLNGDGLRDVAVGAPLEENNAGAVYIYLGQRGTGMRNISSQRITGAQFDPALTFFGQSINGDIDLGKDRLPDIVVGSQGAAVVLRSKPVLDVKAKLSFYPNVISIQEINCLDKTEDKPLPMTNITACFEMVEVTNSTAGPGIKISLMLNVDPMRQSNRGFFIENGANSRNIIRTHELTDKETCFNYSISMNKCIQDTLSPVNIKLNFSQDFNNHSTAILSIDSQIQAMVEVPFEKHCEKEICIADLKVDFNFQSEELLVTKDSSIKIWIKLDNMADDSYNTSLTMLYPQGLSFSMLDQKGNKKLTQICADQEKLNETICGISLPVYRSKSSAEFIATFRTKDFEWNDTLLMTIFAESENSNSSKSSSMTKSIPVKYSVEMAIAVNDTSDDNLKFTPENYTTQKLTTVYNIRNTNFKDFPISVFLFFQEKLEHDFEMTNYKVNVKPNKTQCSKFSTPKAEDCPWKENCVAIKCDTFMLKNYSDVYISLLGDVHFRNLKNYESNMPFLKKYTGVHGEVKFNSSIKVRYDGSRYVMKQEKNKNYAIEKSTGVVVEFKVSQHRNLIIATGVIMGFILLIILTIIMWKCGCFKRKTIEDFNEEMAGQIITSSVPSLNKSEQVKEEKKPLNADEDKDKPPANPEGVCENVDL comes from the exons ATGTACGCACCACGGCGCTTCCATCTGCTCATCTACATGATTTTGACAG CTGCAGCCATCCCAATTACTTCAGCTTTCAACATTGATACAACAAACTCTACCGTTCTTCCTGGCAAGAAGGAAGATTTCTTTGGATACAAGGTGCTTCAGTACGAGTCACCCAAGAACAAAGG GGTAATCGTTACTGCACCGCTGCGGCTAAATGGGTCAGGGGGCATCTCCAAGATCGACCAAAATGGCGCTAAATTGTGGTTCAATG gttCTTCACATCCGTATTCAGCCAAGCATCTTGGCTTGTCAATAGCCACGGATACAAAATCCCGGTTTATT GCCTGCAGTCCAAGCCTTGCTCATCCATGCGATGAGAATGTCTACCTGAACAGTTTGTGTTACAACTTCACAGATGATTTTGAGCTGACCTCTTCTTTCAAGCCTTTGTTCCAAA AATGCATAGAAAAGGTTGTAAaccttgtgtttctgtttgatggATCCGAGAGCATGACTACAacagaatttaataaaaataaaaaattcataaTAGACATAATGAACCAACTTAAAAACACATCTTTCAAG tttgcaGCAGTTCAGTTCTCAACATTGTGCAGGACAGTGTTCAACTTTAAGGATTACGCTGATGGTACTGCTCAAGACAAACTTACCAATGAAGTGCATATGAAGGGTCTAACCAACACACACAAGGCCCTTAACTTTACACT GCACAATCTCTTGGAAAATGAATCAGCAGGAGCctcaaaaaatgcaaataaagctGTGGTGATAATCACAGATGGAGATCCAAGTGATCTGGATAAAAGTTTCCAGAGTGTTGCAACCTATAATCGCAAAGAGATCACTCGAGTTGTTATTGGG gttaAGATTCAAGAAGATAAATTcgacaaattaaaaacaattgcatcagaaccaaaaaataataatgtgttcAAAATTGAAAACTATGATGGACTTACTGGAATACTGGGAAGTTTGCAAAAACAGATCTTCGCTATAGAAG GATCTAATAGGACTCGATCTGATAAACTGAATACTGAAATGGCTCAAAGTGGATTCAGTGTCGTCTCACACAAG GACACCTTGATTCTGGGCTCAGTGGGTTCAAACACCTGGCGTGGGACTCTCAATGAGTATCAGACACAAAACAAGGTGATTTTAGACCCAGATATGCAAGAGGCCTCCTACATGG GATACACTCTTTCTGTTGGAGAAAGAAATggcatttctttatatttcacTGGCGCCCCACGTTTCAACCACATGGGACAGGTTGTAGTTTTTCGACGTGATGAAGACAAGTTTCCAGTAGTCCAAAGAATAACTGTGGACCAG ATTGGCTCCTATTTTGGTGCGGAGCTGTGCTCTGTGGACATTGACACAGATGGTAACACTGATTTCCTGCTGGTTGGCGCTCCaatgtttttccttcctgaggagagaaaagaagGGTCGATCTACATCTACGCAATATCTGATAAG ATCGACTTAATGATGGTGCTTCAAGTGAAAGCACCGTCCATGGGTAGATTTGGCACCACCATATCCAGTCTTGCAGATCTGAATGGAGATGGTCTCCGAGATGTTGCAGTGGGAGCCCCCCTGGAAGAGAACAACGCTGGAGCGGTCTACATCTACCTTGGACAAAGAGGCACAGGGATGCGCAACATTTCCAGCCAG AGAATCACAGGAGCACAATTTGATCCTGCATTGACATTTTTTGGTCAGTCCATCAATGGAGACATCGATCTCGGAAAGGATAGGTTGCCAGATATTGTGGTGGGATCCCAAGGTGCTGCTGTGGTCTTAAG GTCCAAACCTGTGTTAGATGTCAAGGCTAAGCTGTCATTTTATCCCAACGTGATAAGCATTCAGGAAATCAACTGCTTGGATAAGACGGAGGACAAACCATTACCAATGACTAACATAACAGCTTGCTTTGAAATGGTAGAAGTAACAAACAGCACTGCAG GGCCAGGAATCAAGATCTCACTCATGCTCAATGTGGATCCAATGAGGCAATCAAATCGAGGTTTCTTCATTGAAAATGGAGCAAATAGCCGGAATATTATACGTACCCATGAGCTGACTGACAAGGAAACATGCTTCAACTATTCTATCTCCATGAAT aAATGCATACAAGACACATTATCTCCTGTCAACATCAAGCTAAACTTTTCCCAAGATTTCAACAACCATTCAACAGCCATTCTTAGCATAGACAGCCAAATACAGGCAATGGTTGAG gttcCTTTCGAAAAACActgtgaaaaagaaatctgcattGCTGATCTTAAAGTGGATTTTAATTTTCA gtctgAGGAACTATTAGTGACAAAAGATAGCAGCATCAAAATATGGATAAAACTCGATAATATGGCTGATGACTCATACAACACCAGCCTGACGATGCTCTACCCTCAAGGACTCTCTTTCTCAATGTTGGATCAAAAAGGG AACAAGAAACTAACTCAAATCTGCGCTGACCAAGAAAAACTTAATGAGACCATTTGTGGGATAAGCCTTCCTGTATATCGCAGCAAATCCTCT GCTGAGTTTATTGCTACTTTTCGCACCAAAGATTTTGAGTGGAATGACACATTGCTGATGACAATCTTTGCAGAAag TGAAAATTCTAACTCCAGCAAGAGTTCTTCTATGACCAAAAGTATTCCtgtaaaatattctgttgaaaTGGCAATAGCAGT aaatgaCACATCTGATGACAACCTGAAGTTCACTCCAGAAAATTatacaacacaaaaactgaCAACTGTATACAAT ATACGCAACACAAATTTTAAGGATTTTCCCATCAGTGTATTCCTCTTCTTCCAAGAGAAACTGGAACACGACTTTGAAATGACAAACTATAAAGTTAATGTCAAGCCA AATAAAACTCAGTGCTCAAAGTTTTCCACCCCAAAAGCTGAG GACTGCCCATGGAAAGAAAACTGTGTGGCCATAAAATGCGAtacatttatgttaaaaaactattcagatgtttacatttcCCTGTTGGGGGATGTGCATTTCCGAAATCTGAAAAACTACGAATCG AATATGCCCTTTCTGAAAAAATATACTGGAGTCCACGGAGAGGTCAAATTTAACAGCTCTATAAAAGTTCGCTATGATGGTAGTAGATACGTGATGAAACAAGAG aaaaacaagaactacGCAATAGAAAAATCA ACTGGAGTTGTAGTTGAATTTAAGGTGTCTCAACATAGAAATCTGATCATT